One window of Cryobacterium arcticum genomic DNA carries:
- a CDS encoding RidA family protein, whose amino-acid sequence MTAEPRPVDPAGMPTSPAFAQGMIAPAGPMLFVGGQNGIDGSGALLDGMGPQSEQALRNVLTVLDAAGSGPEYVVKLTIYLAAGVDPTAAYAATRTVWGDRRTAVTVLSMTPARPGALVEIDAVATVPER is encoded by the coding sequence GTGACCGCCGAGCCCCGACCGGTCGACCCGGCCGGGATGCCGACCAGCCCAGCGTTCGCGCAGGGCATGATCGCTCCTGCCGGGCCGATGCTGTTCGTCGGCGGGCAGAATGGCATCGACGGCTCCGGTGCCCTGCTGGACGGTATGGGACCGCAGAGTGAACAGGCCCTCCGTAACGTGCTGACCGTGCTCGACGCGGCCGGCTCCGGGCCGGAGTACGTCGTCAAGCTCACGATCTACCTCGCCGCCGGCGTGGACCCGACAGCCGCCTACGCCGCCACGCGCACGGTCTGGGGCGACCGGCGCACGGCCGTCACGGTGCTGTCCATGACACCGGCACGGCCGGGAGCCCTCGTGGAGATCGACGCTGTGGCGACGGTTCCCGAGCGCTGA
- a CDS encoding HdeD family acid-resistance protein, with translation MSNSTGTGTAVFALAIDPRHLSAREITGIRVAFAASAVLAIAIGTVLLVWTEATLTVIAVLFGLYFVISGVVRIVRGVAATGAGTGGRVLNIVFGVLVLILGILALRNPEGSLAVLGLLVGIVWIVEGVAALVEFTTDTSRWPGIVLGLVGILAGIIVLFAPVETIGVLVTIGGVMLILSGLIQLVRAFTFGRGALA, from the coding sequence ATGTCCAACAGCACCGGAACCGGCACAGCGGTCTTCGCCCTCGCCATCGATCCCAGGCACCTGAGCGCCCGGGAGATCACCGGCATCCGGGTGGCCTTCGCCGCCAGCGCGGTGCTCGCCATCGCCATCGGCACCGTCCTGCTCGTCTGGACCGAGGCGACCCTGACCGTGATCGCCGTTCTCTTCGGGCTCTACTTCGTGATCAGCGGGGTCGTGCGCATCGTGCGCGGTGTGGCAGCCACCGGGGCCGGCACCGGAGGGCGGGTGCTCAACATCGTGTTCGGCGTGCTGGTGCTGATCCTGGGTATCCTGGCGCTCCGCAACCCGGAGGGCTCCCTGGCAGTGCTCGGCCTGCTGGTGGGCATCGTCTGGATCGTGGAAGGCGTCGCCGCCCTCGTCGAGTTCACCACGGACACCAGCCGGTGGCCGGGGATCGTCCTTGGCCTCGTCGGCATCCTCGCCGGGATCATCGTGCTGTTCGCCCCGGTCGAGACCATCGGCGTGCTGGTGACCATCGGCGGGGTCATGCTCATCCTCTCCGGGCTCATCCAGTTGGTGCGCGCCTTCACCTTCGGTCGAGGCGCGTTGGCCTGA
- a CDS encoding SDR family oxidoreductase, translated as MNPLQPGSLSGKRVLVTGSSRGIGADTVAYFAEAGAKVVINYRNKEARANKLAAAIREAGGTAITVGADLTDAESVSAMFDTIRAEYGGLDILVMNASGGMESGMAEDYAMQLNRDAQVNLLNAAVPLLSDGSRVVFITSHQAHFVDTAANVDVYEPVARSKRAGEDALRAVIPELAEAGIGFVVVSGDMIQGTITAVLLERANPGAISARQESAGKLYNVSEFAAEIVSAAVEPVPAGNTRYVGDTSDFTS; from the coding sequence ATGAATCCCCTCCAGCCCGGTAGCCTGTCGGGAAAGCGCGTCCTCGTCACGGGTTCGTCCCGCGGGATCGGTGCCGACACCGTCGCCTACTTCGCCGAGGCGGGCGCCAAGGTCGTCATCAACTACCGCAACAAGGAAGCGCGGGCCAACAAGCTCGCCGCTGCTATCCGTGAGGCCGGCGGAACGGCCATCACCGTGGGCGCCGACCTCACCGACGCCGAGTCGGTGTCGGCGATGTTCGACACCATTCGTGCCGAATACGGCGGACTCGACATCCTCGTGATGAACGCCTCCGGCGGTATGGAGAGCGGCATGGCCGAGGACTACGCCATGCAGCTGAACCGGGACGCCCAGGTCAACCTTCTCAACGCCGCCGTGCCGCTGCTCAGCGACGGCTCCCGCGTGGTCTTCATCACCAGCCACCAGGCGCACTTCGTCGACACCGCGGCCAACGTGGACGTGTACGAGCCGGTCGCCCGCAGCAAGCGAGCCGGCGAGGACGCCCTCCGGGCCGTCATCCCCGAACTCGCCGAGGCCGGCATCGGTTTCGTCGTAGTGTCCGGCGACATGATCCAGGGCACCATCACGGCCGTCCTGCTCGAGCGCGCCAACCCCGGCGCGATCAGCGCCCGCCAGGAATCCGCCGGGAAGCTCTACAACGTGAGCGAATTCGCCGCGGAGATCGTGTCGGCCGCCGTCGAGCCGGTTCCGGCCGGCAACACGCGGTACGTGGGGGACACCTCCGACTTCACCAGCTGA
- a CDS encoding NfeD family protein, with protein MVDLTDYLWIVWLTFILVCVIIELLTLDFTFLMIGVGSVAGLGANLLGWDWWVQILFAAAVSVLLLLLIRPVLLRAIARDSPAVPPSNVAALIGMGGRVAATVGDLGGLVKLDNGETWTAHLSPGHPPLTLDPGERVRVSAIEGSTALVEPLERI; from the coding sequence ATGGTGGATTTGACCGATTACCTGTGGATTGTCTGGCTGACGTTCATTCTGGTCTGCGTCATCATCGAGCTCCTCACCCTCGACTTCACCTTCCTCATGATCGGCGTCGGAAGCGTCGCCGGACTGGGCGCCAACCTGCTCGGCTGGGACTGGTGGGTGCAGATCCTCTTCGCCGCCGCCGTATCGGTGCTGCTGCTGTTGCTCATCCGCCCGGTCCTGCTCCGCGCGATCGCGAGGGACAGCCCCGCCGTACCGCCGAGCAACGTGGCCGCTCTGATCGGCATGGGCGGGCGCGTCGCTGCCACCGTCGGCGACCTCGGCGGACTGGTCAAGCTGGACAACGGCGAGACCTGGACCGCGCACCTCTCCCCCGGGCACCCACCACTCACACTCGACCCCGGCGAACGTGTCCGGGTGTCGGCCATCGAAGGCTCCACAGCGCTCGTCGAACCCCTCGAAAGGATCTAA
- a CDS encoding SPFH domain-containing protein, translating into MIVQIFVLLLIVVVLVFVVVILVRTIRIIPQASAGVVERLGKYHKTLMPGLNILVPFIDRVRPLIDMREQVVSFPPQPVITEDNLVVSIDTVVYFQVTDARAATYEIANYLGAVEQLTTTTLRNVVGGLNLEEALTSRDNINGQLRIVLDEATGKWGIRVGRVELKAIDPPISIQDSMEKQMRAERDRRALILTAEGTKQSAILTAEGARQASILQAEGQAKAAVLRAQGEAEAITTVFKAIHDGDPDPKLLAYQYLQTLPKLAEGTSNKLWIVPSELTEAMKGIGRAFGPNPVAGSHPGAPTSAAPGDGQSAGQAPVAGRES; encoded by the coding sequence ATCATCGTCCAGATATTCGTTCTTCTGCTCATCGTCGTCGTCCTGGTGTTCGTGGTCGTGATCCTGGTCCGCACCATCCGGATCATCCCGCAGGCCAGCGCCGGTGTGGTGGAACGCCTGGGCAAGTACCACAAGACCCTGATGCCGGGGCTGAACATCCTGGTGCCCTTCATCGACCGGGTCCGACCGCTCATCGATATGCGCGAACAGGTGGTGTCCTTTCCGCCGCAGCCCGTGATCACCGAGGACAACCTCGTCGTGTCCATCGACACGGTGGTCTACTTCCAGGTGACGGATGCCCGCGCCGCGACCTATGAGATCGCCAACTACCTGGGCGCTGTCGAGCAGCTCACCACCACCACGCTCCGCAACGTGGTCGGTGGCCTGAACCTCGAAGAGGCCCTCACCAGCCGGGACAATATCAACGGCCAGCTGCGGATCGTGCTCGACGAGGCGACCGGCAAGTGGGGCATCCGCGTAGGGCGGGTCGAGCTCAAGGCCATCGATCCGCCCATCTCCATCCAGGACTCGATGGAGAAGCAGATGCGCGCCGAACGAGACCGCCGAGCGCTGATCCTCACCGCCGAGGGCACCAAGCAGTCCGCGATCCTCACCGCCGAGGGTGCCCGGCAGGCCTCGATCCTGCAGGCCGAGGGGCAGGCCAAGGCCGCCGTGCTTCGCGCCCAGGGTGAGGCCGAGGCCATCACCACGGTGTTCAAGGCGATCCACGACGGTGATCCCGACCCGAAGCTTCTCGCCTACCAGTACCTGCAGACCCTGCCCAAGCTGGCCGAAGGCACCTCCAACAAGCTCTGGATCGTGCCCAGCGAACTGACCGAGGCGATGAAGGGCATCGGGCGGGCGTTCGGCCCGAACCCCGTGGCGGGGTCGCACCCCGGCGCCCCGACATCCGCTGCGCCGGGTGACGGCCAGTCGGCCGGCCAGGCGCCGGTGGCCGGACGTGAGAGCTGA
- a CDS encoding glycerophosphodiester phosphodiesterase family protein encodes MRADRGSFLGPPGPRILAHRGLSTDAPENTLLAFLQALSHGATHLEADVHASKDGVAVISHDPTLALDGTAVNTLTMAELGRIDLGQGQAYCSLADALAAFPEARFNIDIKSADAVLPTVRAIRTAAAAGRVLLTSFSETRRRRALRAVPGAATSASAPGVAAVVAVLAVRQHWVLPWLLRGVNAIQVPERAGRLRIVTPRLIQRMHAIGVEVHVWTVNDPGRMAVLLRMGVDGLVTDRCDLAAQVVDSHGPFPRPRAGF; translated from the coding sequence GTGAGAGCTGACCGCGGGTCCTTCCTCGGGCCGCCCGGCCCGCGCATCCTCGCGCACCGCGGGCTGAGCACCGACGCCCCGGAGAACACCCTCCTGGCCTTCCTCCAGGCGTTGAGCCACGGGGCCACGCATCTCGAGGCCGATGTGCATGCCAGCAAGGACGGCGTGGCGGTGATCAGCCACGACCCCACCCTCGCGCTGGACGGCACGGCGGTGAACACCCTGACCATGGCCGAACTCGGCCGGATCGACCTGGGCCAGGGGCAGGCCTACTGTTCCCTCGCCGACGCTTTGGCCGCCTTCCCCGAGGCGCGCTTCAATATCGACATCAAATCGGCCGATGCCGTGCTCCCGACGGTCCGGGCCATCCGCACGGCTGCGGCGGCCGGGCGCGTGCTGCTCACCTCGTTTTCCGAAACCCGGCGACGTCGGGCGCTCAGGGCCGTTCCCGGCGCGGCGACCTCGGCGTCGGCCCCCGGTGTCGCCGCGGTGGTTGCCGTGCTCGCCGTGCGTCAGCACTGGGTGCTGCCTTGGTTGTTGCGGGGCGTGAATGCCATCCAGGTACCGGAGCGCGCCGGCCGGCTGCGCATCGTCACCCCGCGCCTCATCCAGAGAATGCATGCAATCGGCGTGGAGGTGCACGTGTGGACGGTGAACGACCCGGGCCGGATGGCTGTGCTGCTCCGAATGGGCGTCGACGGCCTGGTCACCGACCGGTGCGACCTGGCCGCGCAGGTCGTGGATTCGCACGGCCCCTTCCCTCGGCCGCGGGCCGGTTTCTGA
- a CDS encoding RNA polymerase-binding protein RbpA, with protein MADRSLRGMRLGSQSLQSEEGVTFSPRVSHTYLCATCGRETVMIFSAEAEAPDEWECRFCSQTATRLVDSKPVIVDHSDEKIARTHWDMLLERRTRAELEELLEERLTVLRQRRGQKVGA; from the coding sequence ATGGCAGATCGTAGTTTGCGTGGCATGAGGTTGGGTTCACAGAGCCTGCAGAGCGAAGAGGGCGTGACCTTTTCACCACGAGTGAGTCACACGTATTTGTGTGCAACGTGCGGACGCGAGACGGTGATGATTTTCTCCGCCGAGGCCGAAGCGCCCGACGAATGGGAGTGCCGTTTCTGCTCCCAGACCGCCACCCGGCTGGTCGATTCGAAGCCCGTCATCGTCGACCACTCCGACGAGAAGATCGCCCGCACCCACTGGGACATGCTCCTGGAGCGTCGGACCCGCGCGGAGCTCGAAGAGCTCCTCGAGGAACGACTGACGGTGCTCCGTCAGCGTCGGGGCCAGAAGGTCGGCGCGTAG
- the lnt gene encoding apolipoprotein N-acyltransferase, with translation MKTDIPRAAGLPLWAAILLAAGAGAILDAGFPDRSWWILAPVGVALMLLALIGRGPWTGLLVGLVAGLSFWLIHISWLTLYLGPVPWLALAGLESIFFAVGLALTAVVLTVGPRVWPSLAGRIGVIPVIVAGLWTAREAISAVWPYGGFSWGRVAMSQSESPFNVLVAWVGMSGLSFVMVWLSALVVQLCREPALRVDGRAAIAVAAVALLLVFPAWPTLQSGTARIAAVQGASDAGLFAQNAPGQILSDHVSATLPLVGEPVDFVVWPENGIDVDPLRSTDSARVADYISRAMDAPLIAGTITLRDGKYYNTSLLWKAGEGAVDMYDKVHPVPFAEYMPDRAFWRPFAPDLIDLVSRDYEIGTRDNVFDVDGILAGIAICFDIADDQLVHEMIDNKAEVILAQTNNADFGRTDESVQQLAIARLRAIEAGRTVVNISTVGTSAIMTPDGKTLASLPTWEPGAMVQTVPLSTTNTPAMSAGRPIEWFVSGLGLAGLLFCLIAGRWASAPEGERAMPDRARVRKRRRG, from the coding sequence GTGAAGACGGACATTCCCCGCGCCGCCGGCCTGCCGCTCTGGGCGGCCATCCTGCTCGCCGCCGGGGCCGGGGCGATTCTCGACGCCGGCTTCCCCGACCGGTCGTGGTGGATCCTGGCACCCGTGGGGGTGGCCCTGATGCTGCTGGCCCTGATCGGCCGCGGTCCGTGGACCGGTCTCCTGGTGGGACTGGTGGCCGGGCTGTCGTTCTGGCTCATCCACATCAGCTGGCTCACCCTCTACCTCGGACCGGTTCCGTGGCTGGCCCTGGCCGGACTCGAGTCGATCTTCTTCGCCGTCGGACTCGCTCTCACCGCCGTGGTCCTCACCGTCGGCCCCCGAGTCTGGCCGAGCCTCGCGGGCCGGATCGGCGTCATCCCGGTCATCGTGGCCGGCCTGTGGACCGCCAGGGAGGCAATCTCCGCGGTCTGGCCGTACGGAGGCTTCTCCTGGGGCCGTGTGGCCATGTCCCAATCGGAGAGCCCGTTCAACGTCCTCGTCGCCTGGGTGGGCATGTCCGGGCTGTCTTTCGTGATGGTCTGGCTCAGCGCCCTGGTTGTGCAGCTCTGCCGGGAGCCTGCCCTGCGTGTCGATGGCCGTGCCGCCATCGCGGTGGCCGCCGTCGCCCTGCTGCTCGTCTTCCCGGCCTGGCCCACGCTGCAGAGCGGCACCGCCCGGATCGCCGCCGTGCAGGGAGCGTCGGATGCCGGACTGTTCGCCCAGAACGCGCCGGGCCAGATCCTCTCCGACCACGTGTCCGCCACGTTGCCCCTCGTCGGCGAGCCGGTGGACTTCGTCGTGTGGCCGGAGAACGGCATCGACGTGGACCCGCTGCGCTCGACCGATTCGGCCCGGGTGGCCGATTACATCAGCCGGGCAATGGACGCGCCGCTCATCGCCGGAACCATCACCCTCCGCGACGGCAAATACTACAACACCTCGCTGCTCTGGAAGGCGGGGGAAGGCGCCGTGGACATGTACGACAAGGTGCACCCGGTCCCGTTCGCCGAATACATGCCGGACCGGGCCTTCTGGCGGCCGTTCGCGCCCGACCTGATCGACCTCGTCTCGCGTGACTACGAGATCGGCACGCGGGACAACGTTTTCGACGTCGACGGCATCCTGGCCGGCATCGCCATCTGCTTCGACATCGCCGACGATCAGCTCGTGCACGAGATGATCGACAACAAGGCCGAGGTCATCCTCGCCCAGACCAACAACGCCGACTTCGGCCGCACCGACGAGTCCGTGCAACAGCTCGCGATCGCCAGGCTCCGCGCCATCGAGGCCGGCCGGACCGTCGTGAACATCTCGACCGTGGGCACGAGCGCGATCATGACTCCCGACGGCAAGACCCTCGCCAGCCTGCCGACCTGGGAACCCGGTGCCATGGTGCAGACGGTTCCGCTGAGCACCACCAACACCCCGGCGATGTCGGCGGGCCGGCCGATCGAGTGGTTCGTCTCCGGGCTGGGCCTGGCGGGGCTGCTGTTCTGCCTGATCGCTGGCCGGTGGGCGTCGGCGCCCGAGGGCGAACGTGCGATGCCCGACCGCGCGCGGGTACGCAAACGGCGCCGGGGTTAA
- a CDS encoding DEAD/DEAH box helicase, with the protein MTDLQSPADRYTAARLRAQTPKLEAFRRGLRFDLDSFQLAAGASLEAGNSVLVAAPTGAGKTVVAEFAIFLAMQQPTAKVFYTAPMKALSNQKFQELVAEYGADQVGLLTGDTNVNAGARIVVMTTEVLRNMLYADSDLLSNLAFVIMDEVHYLADRFRGAVWEEVIIHLPQSVRMVSLSATVSNAEEFGDWLQAVRGDTDVIVSEERPVPLDQHVLVKSKMLDLFDSSGLAATHRVNPELVRLAQSGGRPVLDRSGGRGRGRGSSRDRFHHQRAAAESGRMDRAEIVRLLEGKHLLPAIFFIFSRVGCDQAVRQVLRAGVRLTDTAERDEIRQLVDERCRTLLDEDLAVLGYWEWLDGLERGVAAHHAGMLPAFKEVVEELFQKKLVKAVFATETLALGINMPARTVVLDKLEKFNGEARVPITPGEYTQLTGRAGRRGIDVEGHAVIQWQQGLDPQAVASLASRRTYPLNSSFKPTYNMAVNLIDQFGREHTREVLESSFAQFQADRAVVDLARRVRAQQSSLDGYAASMTCHLGDFAEYTGIRRRLSDLERENAAADSHARGRDRRQKELAALRTRMRAHPCHSCPDREAHARWAQRWWKLTRETEALTSQITARTGAVARIFDRVTDVLLGFGYLVPGEGRAVTLSESGRILRRIYADRDLLVAESLRRGLWNSLDAPSLAAMACALVFEPRREEGMTDERFLPKGPFRPALDATQILWSQLDDLERDHKLPGSNPLAAGLSLAMWKWARGDSLGLVLEEAEMAAGDFVRWTKQTIDLLDQLSVVADGQVGRTARVAMDSIRRGIVAYSSVA; encoded by the coding sequence ATGACAGACCTACAGTCACCGGCCGACCGGTACACCGCAGCCCGCCTCCGCGCCCAGACGCCCAAACTGGAAGCCTTCCGGCGGGGCCTGAGGTTCGACCTGGACTCGTTCCAACTCGCCGCCGGAGCATCGCTCGAAGCCGGAAACAGCGTGCTCGTGGCCGCTCCCACCGGGGCCGGCAAGACCGTCGTAGCCGAATTCGCGATCTTCCTGGCCATGCAGCAGCCGACCGCCAAGGTCTTCTACACCGCCCCGATGAAGGCGCTGAGCAACCAGAAGTTCCAGGAACTCGTCGCCGAGTACGGCGCAGACCAGGTGGGTCTGCTCACCGGGGACACCAATGTGAACGCCGGTGCCCGCATCGTGGTGATGACCACAGAGGTGCTCCGCAACATGCTGTACGCGGATTCCGACCTGCTCAGCAATCTGGCCTTCGTGATCATGGACGAGGTGCACTATCTCGCCGACCGTTTTCGCGGTGCGGTCTGGGAAGAGGTCATCATCCACTTGCCGCAGAGCGTACGGATGGTGTCGCTGAGCGCGACGGTGTCCAACGCCGAGGAATTCGGCGACTGGCTGCAGGCCGTGCGGGGTGACACCGACGTGATCGTCTCCGAGGAACGTCCGGTACCCCTCGACCAGCATGTGCTGGTCAAGAGCAAGATGCTCGACCTGTTCGACTCCTCCGGCCTGGCCGCCACCCACCGGGTGAACCCCGAGCTCGTGCGCCTGGCCCAGTCCGGCGGCCGGCCGGTTCTCGACCGCTCCGGCGGCCGCGGGCGTGGGCGCGGCTCGAGCCGGGACCGGTTCCACCACCAGCGCGCCGCGGCCGAGTCCGGCCGGATGGACCGTGCCGAGATCGTGCGACTGCTCGAGGGCAAGCACCTCCTGCCGGCGATCTTCTTCATCTTCTCCCGGGTGGGCTGCGATCAGGCGGTGCGCCAGGTCCTGCGGGCCGGGGTCCGGCTCACCGACACGGCCGAGCGTGACGAGATCCGGCAGCTCGTGGACGAACGCTGCCGTACCCTGCTGGACGAGGATCTCGCGGTGCTCGGCTATTGGGAGTGGTTGGACGGGCTTGAACGCGGCGTCGCCGCGCACCACGCGGGCATGCTGCCCGCGTTCAAGGAGGTCGTCGAAGAACTCTTCCAGAAGAAGCTGGTCAAGGCGGTCTTCGCCACCGAAACTCTGGCCCTTGGCATCAACATGCCGGCCCGCACCGTGGTCCTGGACAAGTTGGAGAAGTTCAACGGGGAGGCCCGTGTGCCCATCACCCCCGGCGAATACACCCAGCTCACCGGCCGCGCCGGGCGTCGCGGCATCGACGTGGAGGGCCACGCGGTCATCCAGTGGCAGCAGGGACTCGACCCGCAGGCCGTCGCGTCGTTGGCCTCACGGCGCACCTACCCGCTGAACTCCAGCTTCAAACCCACCTACAACATGGCCGTCAACCTGATCGACCAGTTCGGCCGGGAACACACCCGCGAGGTTCTCGAGTCCTCCTTCGCCCAGTTCCAGGCCGACCGCGCCGTCGTCGATCTGGCCCGACGGGTTCGCGCCCAGCAGAGCTCTCTCGACGGCTACGCAGCGTCGATGACCTGCCACCTCGGCGACTTCGCCGAGTACACGGGCATCCGCCGGCGGTTGTCCGACCTGGAGCGGGAGAATGCCGCCGCCGATTCCCACGCTCGCGGTCGGGACCGGCGCCAGAAAGAGCTGGCGGCCCTCCGCACCCGGATGCGTGCGCACCCGTGCCACAGCTGTCCCGACCGGGAGGCGCACGCCCGGTGGGCCCAGCGCTGGTGGAAGCTCACGCGGGAGACCGAGGCTCTGACAAGTCAGATCACCGCTCGTACCGGTGCCGTCGCCCGCATCTTCGACCGCGTCACCGACGTGCTGCTCGGCTTCGGCTACCTGGTGCCGGGGGAGGGCCGTGCGGTGACTCTCAGCGAGAGCGGCCGTATCCTGCGCCGGATCTACGCGGACCGCGACCTGCTCGTGGCCGAATCCCTGCGCCGCGGCCTGTGGAATTCCCTGGACGCGCCCAGCCTGGCCGCGATGGCCTGTGCCCTGGTCTTCGAACCGCGCCGCGAAGAGGGCATGACAGACGAACGTTTCCTGCCCAAGGGGCCGTTCCGGCCTGCCCTGGACGCGACGCAGATCCTGTGGAGCCAGCTGGACGACCTCGAACGTGACCACAAGCTCCCCGGCAGCAACCCGCTGGCCGCCGGCCTGAGCCTGGCCATGTGGAAGTGGGCCAGGGGAGACTCTCTCGGCCTGGTGCTGGAGGAAGCCGAGATGGCCGCGGGGGACTTCGTGCGCTGGACCAAGCAGACCATCGACCTCCTCGACCAGCTGTCCGTCGTCGCTGACGGACAGGTCGGCCGTACCGCGCGCGTGGCGATGGACTCCATCCGCCGTGGAATCGTCGCGTATTCGTCGGTCGCCTAG
- the tatC gene encoding twin-arginine translocase subunit TatC has translation MSLGQHLLELRKRLFRAAAGIVIGGVIGWMLSEGVWDALRQPIYAIIEAQNRNAQINYPDITSAFDLRLKIAFYVGLVVSSPIWLYQIFAFLMPGLTRGEKKYVYGFVLTAVPLFIAGCAAGWYVLPQIVGLMTSFAPPEDAAFINAQNYLDFTLKLMVAIGIAFVLPVFVVLLNFAGVISAQSIIKSWRVAVLVIILFTAIATPAADVISMFMLAVPMIVLYFSAYGIAVLHDRRADRRALALERELAR, from the coding sequence ATGTCGCTCGGGCAGCACCTGCTCGAGCTTCGCAAGCGCCTGTTCCGGGCCGCCGCGGGCATCGTCATCGGTGGTGTCATCGGGTGGATGCTCTCCGAGGGCGTCTGGGATGCCCTGCGCCAGCCGATCTACGCCATCATCGAGGCCCAGAACCGCAACGCGCAGATCAACTACCCCGACATCACGTCGGCGTTCGACCTGCGGTTGAAAATCGCCTTCTACGTCGGTCTCGTCGTCTCGAGCCCGATCTGGCTCTACCAGATCTTCGCGTTCCTGATGCCGGGTCTGACCCGGGGTGAGAAGAAGTACGTCTACGGTTTCGTGCTCACGGCCGTGCCCCTGTTCATCGCCGGCTGTGCGGCCGGCTGGTATGTCTTGCCCCAGATCGTCGGGCTCATGACGAGCTTCGCGCCCCCGGAGGATGCCGCGTTCATCAACGCCCAGAACTACCTGGACTTCACGCTCAAGCTCATGGTCGCGATCGGGATCGCGTTCGTCCTGCCGGTCTTCGTGGTGTTGCTGAACTTCGCCGGGGTGATCAGTGCGCAGTCGATCATCAAGTCCTGGCGGGTCGCGGTGCTCGTGATCATCCTCTTCACCGCCATCGCGACCCCGGCGGCCGACGTCATCTCGATGTTCATGCTCGCGGTTCCGATGATCGTGCTGTATTTCTCGGCATACGGCATCGCCGTCCTGCACGACCGGCGTGCCGACCGGCGCGCCCTGGCCCTCGAACGGGAGTTGGCGCGCTAG
- the tatA gene encoding twin-arginine translocase TatA/TatE family subunit — translation MLSNLTGWHFLIILVVILLLFGAPKLPGLARSLGQSMKIFKNEIKSDTVDEPADPAAAPARPESVDGTTRPVGPGDQTKP, via the coding sequence ATGTTGAGCAATCTGACCGGATGGCACTTCCTGATCATCCTCGTCGTCATCCTGCTGTTGTTCGGTGCGCCCAAACTCCCCGGCCTGGCACGCAGCCTGGGCCAGTCGATGAAGATCTTCAAGAACGAGATCAAGAGCGACACCGTCGACGAGCCCGCCGACCCGGCCGCCGCTCCGGCACGTCCCGAGTCCGTGGACGGCACGACACGGCCCGTCGGCCCGGGCGACCAGACGAAGCCGTAG
- a CDS encoding helix-turn-helix transcriptional regulator gives MTAKPAAFGATDKLTFLLSLVPFLMDHDRVSVGAVAEHFGVSPQRVRDAVNLIAMSGVPGETRQYLHGDLFDIQWDEFENNDNIVLTHLVAIDDSPRFSAREAAALIAGLQYLSALPENGDRDAIATLMAKLTRSSTGAPSQLAVSRTDSDVAISVIQAAVRAGTQVEFDYLNARGTAEHRCVDPLRIESVDNDWYLRGWCHLREAMRTFRLDRMSRLRSTDVPALPHDESVLLPDALFQGSADDLTVTIELPASAVGLLADYGPVPTGAGPTGAAAADALSTVQLRVSHYHGLKRLAAGLAGVVRVVDPGAARQTVADWAAAGVARYEAESSSEVPVTDGSHA, from the coding sequence ATGACAGCCAAGCCCGCCGCCTTCGGCGCCACCGACAAGCTCACCTTCCTGCTCTCCCTCGTCCCGTTCCTGATGGACCACGACCGGGTGAGCGTCGGCGCCGTGGCCGAGCATTTCGGTGTCTCGCCCCAGCGGGTGCGCGACGCGGTCAACCTCATCGCCATGTCCGGAGTACCGGGGGAGACCCGGCAGTACCTGCACGGCGACCTCTTCGACATCCAGTGGGACGAGTTCGAGAACAACGACAACATCGTTCTCACCCACCTCGTCGCGATCGACGACTCACCCCGCTTCTCGGCCCGCGAAGCCGCTGCGCTCATCGCCGGGCTGCAGTATCTCTCCGCCCTGCCCGAGAACGGCGACCGCGACGCCATAGCCACGCTGATGGCCAAGCTCACCCGGTCCTCGACCGGCGCTCCCAGCCAACTCGCGGTCTCCCGCACCGACTCGGATGTGGCCATCTCCGTCATCCAGGCCGCCGTGCGCGCGGGCACCCAGGTGGAGTTCGACTACCTCAATGCCCGCGGCACCGCCGAGCACCGCTGCGTCGACCCGCTGCGGATCGAATCCGTCGACAACGACTGGTACCTGCGCGGCTGGTGCCACCTCAGGGAGGCGATGCGCACTTTCCGGCTGGACCGGATGAGCCGGCTGCGCTCCACCGACGTGCCCGCCTTGCCGCACGACGAGTCCGTGCTGCTGCCCGACGCGCTCTTCCAGGGATCCGCGGACGACCTCACCGTCACGATCGAGCTGCCCGCCTCCGCGGTCGGCCTGCTGGCGGACTACGGCCCCGTGCCCACCGGCGCCGGACCCACCGGCGCGGCGGCGGCGGACGCCCTCAGCACGGTGCAGCTTCGGGTGTCGCATTACCACGGCCTCAAACGCCTGGCCGCGGGCCTGGCCGGCGTCGTCCGGGTGGTCGACCCTGGGGCCGCCCGGCAGACCGTGGCCGACTGGGCCGCCGCCGGCGTGGCCCGCTATGAGGCCGAGTCCTCGTCGGAGGTCCCGGTGACGGACGGGAGCCACGCGTGA